A genomic segment from Halorubrum depositum encodes:
- a CDS encoding CoA-binding protein, which produces MPVTDDEELDRLLDADTIAVIGCSRTPGKAAHDVPAYLQRHGYRIVPVNPFADEVIGEPAFDALADVDAEIDLVNVFRPSETIPEVLEEVRERHAARGDAGAAWLQLGISHDEAAAAAEADGIEVVQDRCMKVEHGRLRG; this is translated from the coding sequence ATGCCCGTCACCGACGACGAGGAACTCGACCGGCTGCTCGACGCCGACACGATCGCCGTGATCGGCTGCTCGCGAACCCCCGGAAAGGCCGCGCACGACGTGCCAGCGTACCTCCAGCGGCACGGCTATCGGATCGTTCCGGTGAACCCCTTCGCCGACGAGGTCATCGGCGAACCCGCCTTCGACGCGCTCGCGGACGTCGACGCCGAAATCGACCTCGTGAACGTGTTCCGGCCGAGCGAGACGATACCGGAGGTCCTCGAGGAGGTGCGCGAGCGCCACGCGGCGCGCGGCGACGCGGGCGCGGCGTGGCTCCAACTCGGGATCAGCCACGACGAGGCGGCCGCCGCCGCGGAGGCCGACGGGATCGAGGTGGTACAGGACCGCTGTATGAAGGTCGAACACGGCCGCCTCCGCGGGTGA
- a CDS encoding RAD55 family ATPase yields MYDLRPHFEEAVDPGTNLLFAGPPLTGKRSMMMDVLAAGTERGDGAIVVTTKDGADRVLKDYEKRTPYEGKPVAVVDCVTRQQGVNDARESDRIKYASSPVDMTGIGIKLSEFLQAFGDRGIDQNRVMVHSLSTLLMYSDLQTVFRFLHVFTGRIQSVNGLGLFSIDSTSHDDQAMNTLKQLFDGVVTLSEDGEPEIRLA; encoded by the coding sequence ATGTATGACCTGAGGCCGCACTTCGAGGAGGCTGTCGACCCCGGGACGAACCTCCTCTTCGCCGGTCCACCGCTGACCGGCAAGCGGTCCATGATGATGGACGTGTTGGCCGCCGGCACCGAGCGCGGCGACGGCGCGATCGTCGTCACCACGAAGGACGGCGCCGACCGCGTGCTGAAGGATTACGAGAAGCGGACGCCGTACGAGGGGAAGCCCGTCGCCGTCGTCGACTGTGTCACGCGCCAACAGGGCGTCAACGACGCCCGCGAGTCGGACCGGATCAAGTACGCCTCCTCGCCGGTGGACATGACCGGCATCGGTATCAAGCTCTCGGAGTTCCTGCAGGCGTTCGGCGACCGCGGCATCGACCAGAACCGCGTGATGGTCCACTCGCTGTCGACGCTGCTGATGTACTCGGACCTCCAGACGGTGTTCCGGTTCCTTCACGTGTTCACCGGGCGCATCCAGAGCGTGAACGGGCTGGGGCTGTTCAGCATCGACTCGACCTCCCACGACGACCAGGCGATGAACACCCTCAAACAGCTCTTCGACGGCGTTGTCACGCTCTCCGAGGACGGCGAGCCCGAGATCCGGCTGGCCTGA
- a CDS encoding DUF262 domain-containing protein, whose amino-acid sequence MPVEATPETESVRDILPRLNNSLFIPCLQRDYCWKQKQIKMLWDSLLRGLPLGSLLIWEDEGDGVRTEPAYSFIQHYVDERAYSWDDGPQRYSQRFNFEELPDSYSLVLDGQQRLTSFYLSLMGSFTTRKHGGWKSNRGAWNQRELHFDLLSGDKTEDHDRDLVYDFDFRKGRGLSESGDSYWFPVNELVTDSDSLTSESFVEKETLLEEKLPEIQSKVEADAVPKVEKNLERLWWGVNQREAILYETTHTDERTARELFIRRNKAGKVLSGVDILLALLTGYWERVDDESKPTDAKKQIERFTEKLSANEELSDYGFTFGKNFVLRTLLLFADERPAFRKDGRYDGDRLREAENIFQDEEFEQAIIDTFQLSSEIGFHSGALSSKNVVTPVIQYLYEKDTPATSQDRQSIHYWLTTTVLNSVFGNIGSERVLKTARGHIRESGTDSFPATEILNDLRGSGAVIRLDNEVLDELLDEVDYRSGSRRNVLLTHLYDDRRAGYKRYEVDHIFPRGKLGDEEFLLDQGVDPEQIDWYKENRDHLANLQLLSAENGENQSKSDRDLTDWLDRLDEDKVDSVASREDYFNQHRVPSDPSLHEYENYPEFLNKRLELIRERLEEELPVKEVEEPATVSM is encoded by the coding sequence ATGCCGGTCGAGGCAACTCCGGAGACGGAGAGTGTTCGTGATATACTTCCACGGTTGAATAATTCGCTTTTCATCCCATGCCTCCAGCGGGATTACTGCTGGAAACAAAAACAGATCAAGATGCTATGGGACTCTTTGCTCCGAGGCCTGCCGTTGGGTTCTCTCCTCATCTGGGAAGACGAGGGTGACGGAGTGCGGACAGAACCCGCATACTCATTTATTCAACACTATGTCGATGAACGAGCATATTCGTGGGACGATGGTCCACAACGGTACAGCCAGCGATTCAACTTCGAAGAACTCCCCGACTCTTATTCGCTGGTGCTCGACGGCCAACAGCGGCTCACATCCTTCTATCTGAGTCTGATGGGGAGCTTCACGACTCGCAAACACGGCGGATGGAAGAGCAATCGAGGAGCGTGGAATCAACGGGAATTGCACTTTGATCTGTTGTCGGGCGATAAGACCGAAGACCACGACCGAGATCTCGTGTATGACTTTGATTTCCGAAAAGGGAGAGGGCTGAGCGAGTCCGGTGATAGTTACTGGTTCCCAGTCAATGAGCTTGTGACTGATTCGGATTCTCTGACTTCTGAGTCGTTTGTCGAGAAAGAGACGCTACTGGAAGAGAAGCTCCCCGAGATACAGAGCAAAGTCGAAGCAGATGCAGTTCCGAAGGTCGAAAAGAACTTAGAACGTCTCTGGTGGGGCGTCAATCAGCGTGAGGCAATTCTCTACGAGACGACTCACACAGACGAAAGAACAGCCCGTGAGCTATTCATACGTCGAAACAAAGCGGGAAAAGTTCTGAGCGGGGTGGATATTCTTCTCGCTCTTCTTACTGGCTACTGGGAGCGAGTAGATGACGAGAGCAAACCAACGGATGCAAAAAAGCAGATTGAGAGGTTCACCGAGAAACTCTCGGCAAATGAGGAACTATCCGACTACGGGTTCACGTTCGGGAAGAACTTCGTACTCCGGACTCTCCTACTGTTCGCCGACGAACGCCCGGCATTTCGTAAGGATGGACGATATGACGGTGACCGACTGAGAGAGGCTGAAAACATCTTCCAAGACGAGGAGTTTGAGCAGGCGATCATTGACACCTTCCAGCTTTCATCGGAAATTGGATTCCACAGCGGAGCGCTTTCCAGTAAAAACGTTGTGACACCAGTCATCCAGTACCTCTACGAAAAGGATACGCCTGCTACATCACAGGATCGCCAGTCGATCCACTACTGGTTAACTACGACTGTCCTGAATAGCGTATTTGGAAACATCGGGTCTGAGAGGGTGCTGAAGACTGCCCGAGGACACATACGGGAATCGGGAACTGATAGCTTCCCGGCGACCGAGATATTGAACGACCTTCGAGGAAGTGGCGCAGTCATACGATTGGATAACGAGGTACTGGACGAGCTACTGGACGAGGTAGATTATCGGTCAGGGTCTCGCCGGAACGTACTCCTCACCCACCTCTACGATGACCGTCGAGCAGGGTACAAGAGATACGAGGTTGACCATATCTTCCCACGAGGCAAATTAGGTGACGAGGAGTTCCTCCTTGACCAAGGGGTAGATCCGGAACAGATTGATTGGTACAAGGAGAATAGAGATCACCTCGCTAATCTCCAACTCCTTAGTGCCGAAAACGGGGAGAATCAGTCAAAGAGTGATCGAGATTTGACTGACTGGCTAGACCGACTCGATGAAGATAAGGTAGATTCCGTTGCAAGCAGAGAGGACTACTTCAATCAGCACCGGGTCCCATCTGATCCGAGTCTACACGAGTACGAGAATTATCCAGAGTTTCTGAACAAGCGCCTCGAATTGATTAGAGAACGATTAGAGGAAGAACTCCCAGTTAAAGAGGTAGAAGAGCCGGCGACAGTCTCTATGTGA
- a CDS encoding toll/interleukin-1 receptor domain-containing protein yields MAPDTDRSESSPDVMISYAHADSKSIAEELYQELTAYGLEVWYDDVELDLGDDIRESIDKALSESDHAVLIISPSYFEGMSQFELGGVVQMHNNSDDNVLIPVLHKMSFEELREESPTLAGTIGIQITEDNVDEVTAEIFSSIDSAGTNTGGTLSNESDNAKRVDVGVTLDDLADISKGSKVTVKEWRTEGTPHDRGIRAVEMTVEDNGLTYSGANFVGTTRVVKDEPLEGYVSGISEKSAGNTEFSLRIPQTRLNELSDDPDDYKSGLVG; encoded by the coding sequence ATGGCTCCCGACACAGACAGATCTGAATCAAGTCCGGATGTTATGATCTCCTATGCTCACGCCGACTCTAAGAGCATCGCAGAGGAGCTATATCAAGAACTGACTGCATATGGTCTTGAGGTCTGGTATGACGATGTAGAACTCGACCTTGGGGATGATATTCGAGAATCTATCGACAAAGCATTGAGCGAGTCCGACCACGCCGTGCTTATCATCTCTCCCTCGTATTTCGAGGGAATGTCCCAGTTTGAATTAGGTGGGGTGGTTCAGATGCACAACAACTCCGATGATAATGTTCTCATTCCGGTTTTACACAAAATGAGCTTCGAGGAATTGAGAGAAGAGAGTCCTACTTTGGCAGGAACTATCGGCATTCAGATTACAGAAGACAATGTGGATGAAGTTACCGCTGAAATCTTTTCTTCGATTGATTCCGCCGGCACCAACACGGGAGGAACCTTATCCAATGAATCTGATAACGCCAAAAGAGTCGATGTTGGCGTTACCTTGGACGATCTAGCAGATATTTCTAAGGGGTCAAAGGTGACCGTCAAAGAATGGAGAACAGAAGGCACTCCACATGACAGAGGGATTAGAGCCGTGGAAATGACGGTCGAAGATAACGGGCTTACGTATTCTGGTGCGAATTTTGTCGGGACTACCAGAGTCGTCAAAGATGAGCCGCTGGAAGGTTATGTCTCGGGGATTTCTGAGAAATCAGCCGGCAATACGGAGTTCTCTCTGCGCATTCCACAGACACGATTAAATGAGCTTTCTGATGACCCAGATGATTACAAGTCTGGACTCGTTGGGTAG
- a CDS encoding DEAD/DEAH box helicase: protein MATRLNPFDALDNVQSSYRSYVETFQNVDDETINAWIENRIETGKVLWKEPFVQLNQRFQYGDTLEEFVADDKLHEGILDVFTGAGGDPIEPYKHQTEAIQSIQAGNNTIVSTGTGSGKSFAFGIPIVSHCLEAKEQGEDGIKAVIIYPMNALANSQYEDFAERLDETGLRLGLYTGDTPHNPDEAPEFLRQFGREEAFDSEVVSREEMQNDPPDILMTNYVMLDLILTRHDDKKLFPEMHEGVLQYLVLDEIHTYTGHQGADVAALVRRLKQNTDAGEELVCVGTSATVQSDEGINANDEIAEFTGKIFGEEVDADNVVRESHYPLPLSDDEPLPNDIEVIEEDIVTFDGSLEAAQDLTEKLLDRDLMPAETTDASALGNALEDHPTIKFLDEELSSQSQQIFAGEDDESEDGKDLVSSYQEQYRPDASRYDIEQELQAALLVGTVGTTEIQGEEQPIFIPKLHTFFSQGSGLVSCLTEESFEDDDPHLSDAGDIECRTCAQEHDRTRTAYPLSFCRGCGQEYYTTVVDQENTVTQGALSTFVDTEEDEEEAYLMRGDWDRETAPLPDEWLNDNGQLRDTYVEAEPRPATYCPECDQLTPGRVEQGQLECGCFAAQGVEVMRVNQPFLFCPNCGVHYTRRVKNEFNKLFTFGTVGRSTATDVLIGNTMRNLPDNQQKTIAFSDNRQDTALQAAHLNNLYQRVRFRRSLYHTLAEGDDVSLTTLGNDVFDLLGDEEALPPAIDTGMFGPSAEDRQNYSDYLLFNVILELGREQQRTQQSLEDVGLIDVEYENLDKLADVDDVWDSIPVLSNADPTVREEYVHGFLDIFRRSIAIDHESTTNFADFKRNVINQLDEEVHFHGQEFFNFPVGYSDTASTSGRHRVRRLTHPRSRHVRWTARALDVDTDTAKAIINSVIDLISDDEVLKLLTQESLKYTGKVYMLNHSAIRVTHADPEDVRVCPKCGTPTTRDELDVCLNYSCDSITPEETDLESSYFYDLYTESFDDAVDIIAGEHSGQVENEKRKQLESDFREGEKVNTIVSTPTMELGIDIGDLSNVYMRNVPPNPSNYAQRSGRAGRQNQPSLVTTFCGRGFGRGSHDQYFYRNPERIIAGEISPPTFLLNNQDLVEAHINALVLEQIELKFQSKPRQMLVIEEGSDYEIMPDYRADLENAVKNNRQKIIQAVKQAFAREREQDTVGEWFTDAFIERQVDNFVENLDEAFEPWRREYTRLSRELRRLNQLLATEGGSYQDRIERNAIEDRLEDMRSGKKRFYTYQYLRSQGFLPNYGFPRQSTTLTFTSREDDIQRDQTRAISEFAPGNHVYYAGERFAVRYARPRTKDSEPVTRHLRVCPECETILMGEDAQEAAACPSCETAFDGTHPNPNAMELPNQHARPEEYITSDEEERRRQGYDINSYYERSDPQAYELEGNGIEARVTYEGSANIVLVNSGLRDADEDDLNGFALCMECNRWLTSEDQIESHVDEDDPDCYANASEEAIKREIELFSEGQHDTVTLTTPLPSDLEPEQTEEFYRTLKETVYQGILVAFDLDEEEIDTFVKPATGEHGQVTIVIYETSEGGAGVLHSLMDEARFRKAVREAQTVLHGDPDDDGCERACYECLLSFYNQPEHEFLDRTLVDSWLGNMETATLTEVAGPSENGGGENFDELLEACESSFESEVLHAIRDQGFELPDEAQKVIYDGDEPVTKPDFFYERPGSSIAVFVDGPAHEKDYVKEDDEHKRTKLKRMGYRVIAITDLDQVEEVWGNI from the coding sequence ATGGCCACTCGTCTCAATCCTTTCGACGCCCTCGATAACGTCCAATCCTCCTATCGCTCCTACGTCGAGACGTTCCAGAACGTCGACGACGAGACGATCAACGCTTGGATCGAGAACCGCATTGAGACGGGGAAGGTACTGTGGAAGGAGCCGTTCGTCCAACTGAATCAGCGCTTCCAGTACGGTGATACCCTCGAAGAGTTCGTTGCGGACGATAAGCTCCACGAGGGTATTCTGGACGTGTTCACCGGGGCTGGCGGCGATCCCATCGAACCGTACAAACACCAGACCGAAGCAATTCAGTCTATCCAAGCTGGGAACAACACCATCGTCTCCACGGGTACGGGATCAGGGAAGAGCTTCGCATTCGGGATTCCAATCGTCAGCCATTGTCTCGAAGCCAAAGAGCAGGGTGAGGACGGGATCAAGGCGGTCATCATCTATCCGATGAACGCTCTGGCGAACTCCCAGTACGAGGACTTCGCAGAGCGGCTCGACGAGACGGGCCTCCGGCTGGGACTCTACACGGGCGACACGCCACACAACCCTGACGAAGCACCTGAGTTCCTCCGGCAATTCGGCCGTGAGGAGGCCTTCGACTCCGAAGTCGTCTCTCGGGAGGAGATGCAGAACGATCCGCCGGACATCCTGATGACGAACTACGTCATGCTCGACCTCATCCTTACCAGGCATGACGACAAGAAGCTCTTCCCAGAGATGCACGAGGGAGTATTACAGTATCTGGTCCTCGACGAGATTCACACCTACACCGGTCATCAGGGAGCCGATGTCGCCGCACTCGTCCGCCGACTGAAGCAGAATACCGACGCCGGAGAAGAACTCGTCTGTGTAGGTACCTCTGCGACGGTCCAGAGCGACGAGGGAATCAATGCCAACGACGAGATCGCCGAGTTCACCGGGAAGATATTCGGCGAGGAGGTCGACGCTGACAACGTCGTTCGAGAGTCTCACTATCCGCTACCCCTCTCCGACGACGAACCGCTCCCGAACGACATCGAGGTCATCGAGGAGGACATCGTAACCTTCGACGGGAGTCTCGAAGCCGCACAGGACCTTACCGAGAAGCTCCTCGACCGGGATCTGATGCCAGCCGAGACGACCGATGCGTCGGCACTCGGGAATGCGCTGGAGGATCACCCCACGATCAAGTTCCTCGACGAAGAGCTTAGCTCTCAGAGCCAGCAGATCTTCGCCGGTGAGGATGACGAAAGCGAAGACGGGAAGGACCTCGTCAGTAGCTATCAGGAACAGTACCGGCCCGACGCATCTCGGTACGACATCGAGCAGGAACTACAGGCTGCTCTGCTCGTTGGAACGGTTGGAACGACCGAGATACAGGGTGAAGAACAGCCGATCTTCATCCCGAAGCTCCACACCTTCTTCAGTCAGGGGAGTGGTCTCGTCTCCTGTCTCACCGAGGAGTCCTTCGAGGACGACGATCCTCATCTGAGTGACGCCGGCGACATCGAGTGTCGTACGTGCGCCCAAGAACACGACCGTACCCGGACTGCCTACCCGCTCTCGTTCTGTCGGGGATGCGGTCAGGAGTACTACACCACGGTCGTCGATCAAGAGAACACTGTCACACAGGGTGCGCTGAGTACCTTCGTAGACACGGAGGAAGACGAAGAGGAGGCGTACCTGATGCGGGGCGATTGGGACCGAGAAACCGCTCCACTCCCCGATGAGTGGCTGAATGACAACGGGCAGCTTCGAGACACCTATGTCGAGGCTGAACCCCGACCAGCTACCTACTGCCCGGAGTGCGACCAGCTTACCCCCGGACGAGTGGAACAGGGGCAGCTCGAATGTGGATGCTTCGCTGCGCAAGGCGTCGAGGTGATGCGAGTCAACCAGCCGTTCCTGTTCTGCCCGAACTGCGGGGTTCATTACACTCGTCGGGTCAAGAACGAGTTCAACAAGCTGTTCACGTTCGGGACGGTCGGTCGTTCGACGGCGACGGACGTTCTCATCGGAAACACGATGCGGAATCTGCCCGATAACCAGCAGAAGACTATCGCCTTCTCTGACAATCGACAGGATACTGCGTTACAGGCGGCTCACTTGAATAACCTCTACCAGCGGGTTCGATTCAGACGCTCGCTGTATCATACCCTCGCAGAGGGCGACGACGTTAGCCTCACCACGCTCGGGAACGACGTCTTCGACCTCCTCGGTGACGAGGAAGCCCTTCCGCCAGCCATCGACACGGGAATGTTCGGGCCATCGGCAGAGGACCGTCAGAACTACAGCGACTACCTGCTTTTCAACGTCATTCTCGAACTCGGTCGTGAACAGCAACGCACCCAGCAGAGCCTCGAAGACGTCGGGCTGATCGATGTCGAATACGAGAACCTCGATAAGCTTGCGGACGTCGACGATGTCTGGGACTCGATCCCCGTGCTTTCGAATGCAGATCCGACGGTGCGGGAGGAGTACGTTCACGGCTTCTTGGACATCTTCCGCCGGAGTATTGCGATAGACCACGAGAGCACCACGAACTTCGCCGACTTCAAGCGGAATGTCATCAACCAACTCGACGAAGAGGTCCATTTCCACGGGCAGGAGTTCTTCAACTTCCCGGTTGGCTACAGCGACACGGCAAGTACTAGTGGGAGACACCGTGTCCGTCGACTCACACACCCCCGCTCTCGACACGTCCGTTGGACAGCCCGTGCGTTAGACGTCGACACCGATACTGCGAAAGCGATCATCAACAGCGTCATCGACCTCATCAGCGACGACGAGGTACTCAAGCTGTTGACGCAGGAGTCGCTGAAGTACACCGGGAAGGTGTATATGCTCAACCACAGTGCGATTCGGGTCACGCACGCCGATCCCGAGGACGTGCGAGTCTGCCCGAAGTGTGGAACACCGACGACTCGGGATGAACTCGACGTCTGTCTGAACTACAGCTGCGACTCGATCACGCCCGAGGAGACGGATCTCGAATCGTCCTACTTCTACGATCTCTATACCGAGTCGTTCGACGACGCCGTCGACATCATCGCCGGCGAACACAGCGGTCAGGTTGAGAACGAGAAACGGAAGCAACTGGAGTCGGACTTCCGAGAAGGCGAGAAGGTGAACACCATCGTCTCGACGCCGACGATGGAACTCGGGATCGACATCGGTGACCTCTCGAACGTCTATATGCGAAACGTCCCGCCGAACCCGAGTAACTACGCCCAACGTTCCGGGCGAGCCGGGCGACAAAACCAGCCGTCACTCGTCACGACGTTCTGTGGCCGTGGGTTCGGACGTGGCTCCCACGACCAGTATTTCTACCGAAATCCGGAACGGATTATCGCTGGGGAGATCAGCCCGCCGACGTTCCTGCTCAACAATCAGGATCTGGTTGAGGCGCATATCAACGCTCTCGTTCTCGAACAGATCGAACTGAAATTCCAAAGCAAGCCCCGCCAGATGCTGGTCATCGAGGAGGGAAGCGACTACGAGATTATGCCCGATTATCGGGCAGATCTGGAGAATGCCGTCAAGAACAACAGACAGAAGATCATTCAAGCGGTGAAGCAAGCGTTCGCCCGTGAGCGTGAGCAGGATACCGTCGGGGAGTGGTTCACCGACGCCTTCATCGAGCGCCAGGTGGACAACTTCGTCGAGAATCTCGATGAAGCGTTCGAACCGTGGCGACGTGAGTACACCCGCCTGAGCCGTGAATTGCGGCGCTTGAACCAACTCCTCGCCACAGAAGGAGGATCGTATCAGGACCGGATCGAGCGCAACGCTATCGAAGACCGGCTTGAGGATATGCGTTCGGGGAAGAAACGCTTCTACACTTATCAGTACCTCCGCTCACAGGGATTCCTGCCGAACTACGGATTCCCCAGACAAAGTACGACTCTGACGTTCACTTCCCGAGAGGACGATATTCAGCGGGATCAGACACGGGCTATCAGCGAATTCGCCCCCGGAAATCACGTTTACTACGCTGGAGAGCGGTTTGCTGTTCGGTATGCCCGTCCCCGGACGAAGGATTCGGAGCCAGTCACTCGACATCTCCGTGTCTGTCCGGAGTGCGAGACCATCCTGATGGGAGAGGATGCTCAGGAGGCCGCAGCGTGTCCCTCCTGTGAGACAGCCTTCGATGGGACCCATCCGAATCCGAATGCGATGGAACTCCCGAACCAACACGCTCGACCAGAAGAGTACATCACCAGCGACGAGGAGGAACGCCGTCGACAGGGCTACGACATCAATAGCTACTACGAACGGTCTGATCCCCAAGCATACGAGTTAGAAGGTAATGGGATTGAGGCCCGAGTCACCTACGAGGGAAGTGCGAATATTGTCTTGGTCAATAGCGGGCTTCGAGATGCTGACGAAGACGACCTCAACGGATTCGCCCTCTGTATGGAGTGTAACCGCTGGCTGACTAGCGAGGACCAAATCGAGAGTCACGTCGACGAAGACGATCCTGATTGCTATGCTAATGCGTCAGAGGAAGCGATCAAGCGTGAGATAGAGTTGTTCTCTGAGGGACAGCACGACACGGTGACACTGACAACGCCACTCCCCAGCGATCTTGAGCCTGAGCAGACTGAAGAATTCTATCGAACCCTAAAGGAGACCGTCTATCAGGGAATTCTGGTTGCGTTCGATCTGGACGAGGAAGAGATCGACACGTTCGTGAAACCAGCGACAGGGGAACACGGACAGGTCACCATCGTAATCTACGAAACCAGTGAGGGTGGCGCAGGTGTGCTTCATTCGCTAATGGACGAAGCACGCTTCAGAAAAGCAGTTCGGGAGGCACAGACCGTCCTACACGGGGATCCCGATGACGATGGTTGTGAGCGAGCGTGTTATGAATGTCTCCTATCCTTCTACAACCAGCCGGAGCACGAGTTCCTCGACAGAACGCTCGTTGATTCGTGGTTAGGAAATATGGAAACTGCGACCCTGACGGAAGTGGCTGGTCCGAGTGAAAATGGGGGTGGCGAGAACTTTGATGAGCTACTGGAAGCCTGCGAATCCAGCTTCGAGAGTGAGGTGCTTCACGCTATTCGAGATCAAGGCTTCGAGCTTCCCGATGAAGCTCAAAAGGTCATCTATGACGGCGACGAGCCGGTCACAAAGCCGGATTTCTTCTATGAACGGCCCGGCAGCTCTATAGCAGTATTCGTCGATGGGCCTGCTCACGAGAAGGATTACGTCAAAGAAGATGACGAACACAAGCGAACGAAGCTCAAGCGAATGGGGTATAGAGTCATAGCAATCACCGATCTGGATCAGGTCGAAGAGGTGTGGGGCAATATCTGA
- a CDS encoding TATA-box-binding protein, translating into MTDVEIANIVGILDFHRELDLAAVCDLLESSNKVLEVNYSPEENHWLQTKFEFSGDSKYVAFYRSGSCALVGCSSFERLDQLVELVKDAMRPAIREPPTLEIKNIVCVGELDHQLDLTHLAIAAGLEQVEYEPEQFPGLIYRGKDSESVSLVFASGKVVIMGVTTIEAANKSFQDFIAKLAEWGFRD; encoded by the coding sequence GTGACTGATGTTGAGATAGCGAATATTGTCGGGATACTCGATTTCCATAGGGAACTAGACTTGGCCGCTGTCTGCGATTTGTTAGAATCGTCTAACAAGGTGCTTGAAGTAAATTACTCCCCCGAGGAAAACCATTGGCTCCAAACTAAATTTGAATTTAGTGGGGATTCAAAATACGTAGCTTTCTACCGATCTGGATCCTGTGCATTGGTTGGTTGTAGCTCATTTGAGCGATTAGACCAACTTGTAGAGCTTGTTAAAGATGCTATGAGGCCGGCAATCCGAGAACCCCCTACGCTCGAAATTAAGAATATAGTGTGTGTTGGTGAATTAGACCACCAGTTGGATTTAACACACTTAGCGATTGCTGCAGGTCTTGAACAGGTTGAATATGAACCTGAGCAATTTCCGGGATTAATTTATAGAGGTAAGGATTCTGAATCGGTCTCTCTTGTCTTCGCTAGTGGGAAAGTAGTTATTATGGGAGTTACCACAATTGAGGCAGCAAATAAGTCATTTCAGGATTTCATAGCGAAGTTAGCAGAATGGGGATTTAGAGACTAA
- a CDS encoding TBP family protein, producing the protein MDPTTLEKLDGFERNQSGYKFVPEDTNVRLTLLGNDWSEKRILVYGTNSSETAIEYVETLIQRVREIGHDAKLIGDIEISNISVNGDFGEPLRLERAVQDLRKEEIDVQYEPEQFPAIIVKLENPATTFLLFSNGKFSIQGLKKRECIEPRIIELKEILEQTSTNL; encoded by the coding sequence ATGGATCCAACAACATTAGAGAAGCTTGATGGTTTTGAACGGAACCAGTCCGGTTATAAATTTGTCCCGGAGGATACAAACGTCCGTCTAACCCTGCTCGGGAATGATTGGTCTGAAAAGCGAATTCTAGTATATGGTACTAACTCCTCTGAAACGGCAATCGAGTATGTTGAAACTTTGATCCAAAGAGTCAGGGAGATAGGTCATGATGCCAAACTAATAGGAGATATAGAAATCTCGAATATATCTGTTAACGGGGATTTTGGAGAACCTCTCCGATTAGAGCGAGCTGTACAAGACCTACGAAAAGAAGAGATAGATGTTCAGTATGAACCGGAGCAATTCCCAGCAATAATTGTCAAACTAGAAAACCCCGCAACCACATTTCTATTGTTCTCAAACGGAAAGTTCTCTATACAAGGGCTCAAGAAAAGAGAATGTATCGAGCCAAGAATTATCGAACTTAAAGAAATATTGGAACAAACTTCGACCAATCTATAA
- a CDS encoding TATA-box-binding protein: protein MIEIVNVVGGGGFKIDLDLHKIASKSSLIDMDYEPEIHSGFKFKFDEDGPTVMLFSSGNFHITGAKSVEELYQTHTELKTYIEGISDENDLDYQADCEVRNIVAVNEYSSKLDLETLSDALEESDYNPEDMPAIRFSIGPNYGTFLIYRTGKVIYTGDSDLKNISSAFDDLFKIFDELFNST, encoded by the coding sequence ATGATCGAGATCGTTAATGTTGTTGGAGGCGGCGGTTTCAAAATAGATCTAGATCTTCATAAAATCGCATCTAAGTCCTCTCTTATCGATATGGATTATGAACCGGAAATACATTCGGGGTTTAAATTCAAGTTTGATGAAGATGGTCCAACAGTTATGTTATTCAGTTCTGGCAATTTCCATATTACTGGTGCTAAATCTGTTGAAGAATTATACCAAACACATACGGAGCTAAAAACATATATAGAGGGCATTAGTGACGAGAACGATTTAGATTATCAGGCTGATTGTGAAGTCCGAAATATTGTAGCTGTGAATGAGTATTCATCTAAACTAGACTTAGAGACATTATCAGATGCGCTTGAAGAGTCCGATTATAACCCAGAAGATATGCCTGCTATTCGTTTTTCAATTGGACCAAACTATGGCACTTTTCTAATATATAGAACCGGGAAAGTGATTTACACAGGGGACTCTGATCTGAAGAATATTTCTAGTGCGTTTGATGATTTATTCAAAATATTTGATGAATTATTCAATAGTACTTAG